In a genomic window of Paludisphaera rhizosphaerae:
- a CDS encoding discoidin domain-containing protein yields MSQRRGSARLHGPLALETRELLTTLIAIVDSGVDLTDTTVVPYLDLTSAYDAYNKTTYAASGASAILDTSLTHGHGSVVANMTVQGIAAAAAALGKTPDVKIMPIRDTSSGLNIDANALIRGVYWAADHGASVINLSVNLTYNPSLTDASSPYNGKTLVDAIGYAETKGAVVVTAPGNSAKNIDGSVLFPPYADDPVYSTTRPTPTNVLVAAAVDSSGNLTSVSNWGPVHVDLGAYAGPEGFTSYSSAYAAGVAGVIDSLMPSGTTPSQVIDVLDSTVTLKSQSVGTWSVTGGVLNPAAAVARAQKTIAAASGGFVVDAGGSTDSYYQGGTAVTTTSVVNVSSLESPPPSSVFQTSRQGSAFSYKVTNLTPGSSYHVRLDFSETQVVAANQRLFDVLVNGVTQISALDVFAVAGGQNRAVGRDLVVQADSSGTITIAFKALKGNASVNAIEITPNSNLAALKPTTSSSIESWSYNPALAVDYSSASRWSSGQWMQSTSTGWYSVDLQDFFHVTGVRLNWETAYAVDYQIQTSDDGTNWTTIKTVSGNQSAGVVDLSNLSGDGRFIRVYATKTSAGSNNYSLYDFQVFGSRETDLAQGKTATASSSESSSLNPSGAFDNDASTRWSSGQWMQSGSTAWLSVDLGAVSAINDVRLNWEAAYAANYQIQSSVDGKTWTTLASVTGNNSSAPSFFSNLNGIGRYVRILCTATGPINNNYSLYDFNVYGQTLSNLTTGAVATSSTNESNFYAPSMAIDPSLATRWSSGQWMQSSQTGWIAFDLGAKYNLNTMVLNWEAAYAVDYQIQVSDDGTNWTTIRSVTGNAQAGVDVQGGLLGAGRYVRIYCTKENATKNYSLYDVQIYGTPTTSSTTSSIAAAPLATAPMVATTSDVTASASPAPSSSPASARPLVRSAVASATFANRPPRPMIASATPVRASRPGLRT; encoded by the coding sequence ATGTCTCAACGTCGCGGCTCCGCACGCCTGCACGGGCCACTCGCACTGGAAACCCGCGAGTTGCTGACGACCCTGATCGCCATCGTCGACTCAGGCGTCGACCTGACGGATACGACGGTCGTCCCGTACCTGGACCTGACGTCGGCCTATGACGCCTACAACAAGACCACTTACGCCGCGTCCGGGGCTTCGGCGATCCTCGACACAAGCCTGACGCACGGGCATGGGTCGGTCGTGGCGAATATGACGGTCCAGGGGATCGCAGCGGCCGCGGCAGCGCTGGGGAAGACGCCCGACGTCAAGATCATGCCGATCCGGGATACGTCGTCCGGGTTGAACATCGACGCCAACGCCCTGATCCGAGGCGTCTACTGGGCCGCCGACCACGGCGCATCGGTCATCAACCTGAGCGTCAACCTGACGTACAACCCGTCGTTGACGGACGCCTCCAGCCCGTACAACGGCAAGACGCTCGTCGACGCGATCGGTTACGCCGAAACGAAGGGTGCTGTGGTCGTCACCGCGCCGGGGAATTCGGCCAAGAACATCGACGGTTCGGTCCTCTTCCCCCCCTACGCCGACGACCCGGTCTACTCGACCACTCGGCCGACCCCCACCAACGTTCTGGTCGCGGCGGCCGTCGATTCCAGCGGGAACCTGACTTCCGTCTCCAACTGGGGGCCCGTCCACGTCGATCTGGGGGCGTACGCCGGTCCCGAAGGCTTCACATCGTACTCCTCCGCCTATGCGGCCGGGGTCGCCGGCGTGATCGACTCGCTGATGCCGTCGGGGACGACGCCGAGCCAGGTGATCGACGTCCTGGATTCCACCGTGACGCTCAAGTCGCAGAGCGTCGGAACGTGGTCGGTCACGGGGGGCGTACTGAATCCGGCGGCGGCGGTGGCCAGGGCCCAGAAGACGATCGCCGCCGCGTCCGGCGGGTTCGTCGTCGACGCGGGCGGCTCGACCGACTCCTACTATCAGGGGGGAACGGCCGTCACCACCACGTCGGTCGTCAACGTCAGCAGCCTGGAGTCGCCCCCGCCGTCGAGCGTCTTCCAGACTTCCCGCCAGGGTTCGGCCTTCTCCTACAAGGTCACGAACCTCACCCCCGGCTCGTCCTACCACGTCCGCCTGGATTTCTCGGAGACTCAGGTCGTCGCGGCGAACCAACGGCTCTTCGACGTGCTGGTCAACGGCGTCACGCAGATCTCGGCCCTCGACGTCTTCGCCGTCGCCGGCGGCCAGAACCGAGCGGTCGGCCGCGACCTGGTCGTCCAGGCGGACTCCTCCGGGACGATCACGATCGCCTTCAAGGCCCTGAAGGGGAACGCCTCCGTCAACGCGATCGAGATCACGCCGAACTCGAACCTCGCAGCCCTCAAGCCGACGACGTCCTCCTCGATCGAATCGTGGTCGTACAACCCGGCGCTGGCCGTCGACTACTCCTCGGCCTCACGCTGGTCGAGCGGGCAGTGGATGCAGTCGACGTCCACCGGGTGGTATTCCGTCGACCTCCAGGACTTCTTCCACGTCACGGGCGTCCGCCTCAACTGGGAGACCGCCTACGCCGTCGACTACCAGATCCAGACGAGCGACGACGGGACCAACTGGACCACGATCAAAACCGTCTCCGGCAACCAATCGGCCGGAGTCGTGGACCTCTCCAACCTGTCGGGCGACGGCCGCTTCATCCGGGTCTACGCCACAAAGACGAGCGCCGGCTCCAACAACTACTCGCTCTACGATTTCCAGGTCTTCGGCTCGCGCGAGACCGACCTGGCGCAGGGGAAGACGGCCACGGCATCGTCGTCGGAGTCGTCGTCCCTCAACCCCTCGGGCGCGTTCGACAACGACGCCTCGACGCGATGGTCCAGCGGTCAGTGGATGCAGAGCGGCTCGACCGCCTGGCTGTCGGTCGACCTCGGCGCGGTCTCGGCGATCAACGACGTCCGGCTGAACTGGGAGGCCGCCTACGCGGCGAACTATCAGATCCAGTCGAGCGTCGACGGCAAGACCTGGACCACGCTTGCCTCGGTGACGGGGAACAATTCGTCGGCGCCGTCCTTCTTCTCGAACCTGAACGGAATCGGCCGATACGTCCGAATTCTCTGCACCGCCACGGGACCGATCAACAACAACTATTCTCTTTACGATTTCAACGTCTACGGCCAGACGCTCTCCAACCTGACCACCGGCGCGGTCGCCACCTCGTCCACCAACGAGAGCAACTTTTACGCCCCCTCGATGGCGATCGACCCCAGCCTGGCGACGCGATGGTCCAGCGGCCAGTGGATGCAGTCCAGCCAGACCGGCTGGATCGCCTTCGACCTCGGCGCGAAGTACAACTTGAACACCATGGTCCTGAACTGGGAGGCCGCGTACGCGGTCGACTACCAGATCCAGGTCAGCGACGACGGGACGAACTGGACCACGATCCGCTCCGTGACCGGCAACGCCCAGGCGGGCGTCGACGTCCAGGGAGGGCTTTTGGGGGCGGGCCGTTACGTGCGGATCTACTGCACGAAGGAAAACGCGACCAAGAACTACTCGCTCTACGACGTCCAGATTTACGGAACGCCGACGACCTCCTCGACCACCTCCTCGATCGCCGCGGCCCCGCTCGCCACCGCTCCGATGGTTGCGACGACCTCCGACGTGACGGCTTCGGCGAGCCCCGCGCCTTCGTCGTCGCCGGCGTCGGCTCGGCCTTTGGTCCGGAGCGCGGTCGCTTCGGCCACGTTCGCCAATCGACCGCCGCGGCCGATGATCGCCTCGGCCACGCCGGTCCGGGCTTCGCGGCCGGGGCTGAGGACCTGA
- a CDS encoding tetratricopeptide repeat protein codes for MRGIEFYDRLLDIPGPGVIAQLFYAGVFLVVAAVVLLSLDRVRYFARALGIVGVLCFLLALGLIHEQKVVEKRDEHVTVTHWRYSSSARFQVRVALLGLPAAAAFLMAQGYWSTQRRQRSKVPSLLKDGRVRLFKGDLDGAQADFDAALKISPYLGDAYFQRAAVYEAQGRFDDAVADLDQALRCDPQIAAGYLARGRLLTRRGDLQAAELDLDRYLAMRPSDVEGYLHRGLCRVREGRDVDAVADLQRVLKMTNHSDYADPAHAALKTLYDRVPSAEETEALSPPDALGKSVLDALPRYDEHAGPPQIEAQEGVASNLPIASPSAAEPSPNKTLPPR; via the coding sequence ATGAGAGGCATCGAGTTTTACGACCGGCTCCTCGACATCCCCGGGCCGGGGGTCATTGCTCAGCTCTTTTACGCGGGCGTCTTTCTGGTCGTCGCGGCGGTCGTGTTGCTGTCGCTGGACCGCGTCCGCTACTTCGCCCGCGCGCTGGGGATCGTGGGAGTTCTCTGCTTCCTACTCGCGCTTGGACTGATCCACGAACAGAAGGTCGTGGAGAAGCGAGACGAGCACGTTACGGTCACGCACTGGCGGTATTCGTCTTCGGCGCGGTTCCAGGTGCGGGTGGCCCTGCTGGGACTGCCGGCCGCGGCGGCCTTTCTGATGGCCCAGGGATACTGGAGCACGCAACGCCGGCAGCGGTCGAAGGTGCCCTCGCTCCTCAAGGACGGGCGCGTTCGACTCTTCAAGGGAGACCTTGACGGCGCTCAGGCGGATTTCGATGCGGCGCTGAAGATCTCCCCCTATCTGGGCGACGCCTACTTCCAGCGCGCGGCGGTATACGAGGCCCAGGGGCGTTTCGACGACGCCGTCGCCGATCTCGACCAGGCTCTGCGCTGCGATCCCCAGATCGCCGCCGGCTATCTCGCTCGCGGTCGCCTGTTGACCCGGAGGGGAGACCTGCAGGCTGCGGAGCTCGACCTGGACCGCTACCTGGCCATGCGCCCCAGCGACGTCGAGGGCTATCTTCATCGCGGGCTTTGCCGCGTCCGCGAGGGGCGCGACGTCGATGCGGTAGCCGACCTTCAGCGCGTCCTGAAGATGACCAATCATTCCGACTACGCCGATCCGGCCCATGCGGCGCTCAAGACGCTGTACGACCGCGTCCCCTCCGCTGAGGAGACCGAGGCCCTCTCGCCTCCCGACGCTCTCGGAAAGTCGGTGCTCGATGCGCTTCCCCGCTATGACGAGCACGCCGGCCCGCCACAGATCGAGGCTCAGGAGGGAGTCGCCAGCAACCTGCCGATCGCTAGCCCCAGCGCCGCGGAGCCGAGCCCGAACAAGACGCTTCCGCCCAGGTAG
- a CDS encoding fluoride efflux transporter FluC translates to MTNAWIKIVVLSIGGALGVNARYWQAVWMARWAPLEFPWATFAINVTGSFLIGLSSAVLVHRFPGNDSARLFVVVGFLGGYTTFSSYTLEAMGLIERDRPFLGAIYLGGSVLFGLGSAALGLAIGRLLATPS, encoded by the coding sequence ATGACGAATGCCTGGATCAAGATCGTCGTCCTCTCGATCGGCGGCGCGTTGGGGGTCAACGCACGATACTGGCAAGCGGTCTGGATGGCTCGGTGGGCCCCGCTGGAGTTCCCCTGGGCGACGTTCGCCATCAACGTCACGGGCTCGTTCCTGATCGGGCTGTCGTCGGCCGTCCTGGTTCACAGGTTCCCCGGGAACGACTCCGCAAGGCTGTTCGTGGTTGTGGGATTTCTCGGGGGGTATACGACGTTCTCGTCGTACACCCTGGAGGCCATGGGCCTCATTGAGCGAGATCGTCCGTTCCTGGGAGCAATCTACCTGGGCGGAAGCGTCTTGTTCGGGCTCGGCTCCGCGGCGCTGGGGCTAGCGATCGGCAGGTTGCTGGCGACTCCCTCCTGA
- a CDS encoding RbsD/FucU family protein gives MLKRIPPILSPELLLMIAQMGHGDELVIADANFPAVTCAKRLVRADGHSVPVILEAILQLFPLDSFVDHPAAVMRRIDKPGDPAPIWAEYQRILDGAEGRHIAMEQIERFAFYERAKTTFGVVATGEGALYGNIIIKKGIIPPS, from the coding sequence ATGCTCAAGCGAATCCCGCCGATCCTGTCTCCCGAACTGCTGCTCATGATCGCCCAGATGGGCCACGGCGACGAACTGGTGATCGCCGACGCCAACTTCCCAGCCGTCACCTGCGCGAAGCGGCTAGTCCGGGCCGACGGCCACAGCGTCCCCGTGATCCTGGAAGCGATCTTGCAACTCTTCCCGTTGGACTCGTTCGTCGATCATCCGGCCGCCGTGATGAGGCGGATCGACAAGCCGGGCGACCCGGCCCCGATCTGGGCCGAGTACCAGCGGATCCTCGACGGCGCCGAAGGGCGGCACATCGCCATGGAGCAGATCGAGCGATTCGCCTTCTACGAGCGGGCCAAGACCACCTTCGGCGTGGTGGCCACCGGCGAGGGCGCCCTTTACGGCAACATCATCATCAAGAAGGGAATCATCCCGCCCTCATGA
- a CDS encoding sulfatase family protein, with protein sequence MKRIFAFLAMIATSGAVVAAEGPRTNIIAVVTDDQAAWTVGCYGNPEAKTPNMDRLAKEGARFANAFSVTPVCSPSRASFMTGRHGIEVGITDWIAPVEAAVGLPVGVETWPGLLQKAGYETALVGKWHLGVNPDQHPTRRGFDHFFGHLGGGWSPKSPTFEVEGKQKTFDGLFSVDVMTDEVLRWMRENKDGPFAISVHYREPHVPYAPMPPEDEAVYKDLDPKIPDSPLLDRNKVKTATRRYYSAIRAVDRNLGRILDELDSLKLADRTIVMFTSDHGYNIGQHVIQHKGNGRWIAGGVEGPTRPNMWDTSLRIPLLIRWPGVARPNTVIDETVRNIDTMATVCGMLGVPVAAGSQRGRDFSPLLRGETPSDWDQDVYGAYDLHNGALAYMRMVRTPKWKLVRHLKTNFMDELYDLANDPGETRNLYDAPAAQAEKAVLQAKLDAWRASVGDPIKD encoded by the coding sequence GGCAATCCCGAAGCGAAGACGCCCAACATGGATCGCCTGGCGAAGGAGGGGGCGAGGTTCGCCAACGCTTTCAGCGTGACGCCCGTCTGCTCGCCGAGTCGGGCGAGTTTCATGACAGGGCGTCACGGGATCGAGGTCGGCATCACGGACTGGATCGCGCCAGTGGAGGCGGCCGTCGGTCTGCCGGTCGGCGTCGAAACCTGGCCGGGGCTGCTGCAGAAAGCCGGGTACGAGACCGCCCTGGTCGGCAAATGGCACCTTGGCGTGAATCCCGACCAGCACCCCACCCGACGCGGGTTCGACCACTTCTTCGGTCACCTCGGCGGCGGGTGGTCGCCCAAGAGCCCGACCTTTGAGGTTGAGGGGAAGCAGAAGACCTTCGACGGCCTCTTCAGCGTCGACGTCATGACCGACGAGGTCCTGCGCTGGATGCGTGAAAACAAGGACGGCCCGTTCGCAATCAGCGTCCACTACCGGGAGCCTCACGTCCCTTACGCCCCGATGCCCCCCGAGGACGAGGCCGTCTACAAGGACCTGGACCCGAAAATCCCGGATTCTCCGCTCCTCGATCGCAACAAGGTGAAGACCGCCACTCGCCGGTACTACTCGGCGATTCGGGCGGTGGACCGGAACCTCGGCCGGATCCTGGACGAGTTGGACTCCCTGAAGCTGGCCGACCGCACCATCGTGATGTTCACCAGCGACCACGGCTACAACATTGGCCAGCACGTCATCCAGCACAAGGGGAACGGCCGCTGGATCGCTGGCGGCGTCGAGGGGCCTACGCGGCCCAACATGTGGGATACGTCGCTCCGGATCCCGCTGCTGATCCGCTGGCCGGGCGTCGCGCGTCCGAACACGGTCATCGACGAGACGGTTCGCAACATCGATACGATGGCGACCGTCTGCGGCATGCTCGGAGTTCCGGTCGCCGCCGGCTCCCAGCGCGGGCGAGACTTCTCCCCCCTGCTCCGCGGCGAGACCCCAAGCGACTGGGACCAGGACGTCTACGGAGCGTACGACCTCCACAACGGCGCCCTGGCGTACATGCGCATGGTGCGGACGCCGAAGTGGAAGCTCGTCCGCCATCTCAAGACGAACTTCATGGACGAGTTGTACGACCTCGCCAACGACCCCGGCGAAACGCGCAACCTGTATGACGCCCCCGCCGCTCAGGCTGAGAAGGCCGTCCTCCAGGCGAAGCTCGACGCCTGGCGAGCTTCCGTCGGAGATCCGATCAAGGACTAG